One genomic segment of Strix aluco isolate bStrAlu1 chromosome 9, bStrAlu1.hap1, whole genome shotgun sequence includes these proteins:
- the ESPNL gene encoding espin-like protein — MPPSNINAMLTAFLALPSACRAGPNPLHSVGSSRVPPVPGGRLSALQQGTVRVGRGHGAPTEGLVAMGTAPGSVLGCGASRCSQEGEGAEEACASRPGSHPARRGMKPGRAVPAEPKLRKPSQRARIPASFFAYPDGAAEPADPPGPDPAEADADSLVPTHDEWGRPIPEWKRQVMVRRLRARLADEEAAGGQDAGSWRFSPSRQAVLGPFGELLTEADLQQLERAVESLRLRRRGEAYQGELRRLARELRALLPAPLLSISVRSPPPAPGQPLPLWCGRLAGAVSSLAALLAHAEGARVASPAAVPAVLAAAGQPREPGGSLAQREIRQCGVCVRSLRGAFEPSWGAAERKAAAGSGAEAASDSGISCEEAFSDGGGGGGGGGSLGPGPEWGSLRKERIVMLFLSHWRRSAYGPPPPAAGDPREAARTGGGGAARLARQRAAIQRLLSGWRDAASRRPPPPPPAAGRAPLSPEQFVVGAGGGPADYENLSLELFMLGYFRILEQELPPEERRGRHLLCFEVFEQLGRHGWRAVRAFHRAVTDEIAAGRRGWQDSFDDIKARYFGSPRSLARRPGEAEGEGEDICRYIDRSFAFWKEKEAEIFSLEE, encoded by the exons ATGCCCCCGTCAAATATTAATGCGATGCTCACTGCGTTCCTTGCCCTCCCCAGCGCT TGCAGGGCAGGACCCAACCCCCTGCACTCGGTGGGGAGCTCCCGGGTGCCTCCCGTCCCCGGCGGTCGGCTCAGCGCCCTGCAGCAG GGAACGGTGCGGGTGGGCCGGGGGCACGGGGCGCCCACAGAAGGGCTGGTGGCGATGGGGACGGCGCCAGGCTCGGTCCTCGGCTGCGGGGCATCGCGGTGTTCCCAGGAGGGAGAGGGGGCC GAGGAGGCCTGCGCCTCTCGCCCCGGCAGCCACCCGGCCCGGCGGGGGATGAAGCCCGGCAGGGCGGTGCCGGCGGAGCCGAAGCTCCGCAAGCCCTCGCAGCGGGCCAGGATCCCGGCGTCCTTCTTCGCCTACCCG GATGGGGCGGCCGAGCCGGCGGACCCCCCCGGGCCGGACCCCGCGGAGGCGGACGCGGACTCCCTGGTGCCCACGCACGACGAGTGGGGCCGCCCCATCCCCGAGTGGAAGCGGCAGGTGATGGTGCGGCGGCTGCGGGCCCGGCTGGCGGAcgaggaggcggcgggcggccaG GACGCGGGCTCCTGGCGTTTCTCGCCCTCCCGCCAGGCCGTGCTGGGCCCCTTCGGGGAGCTGCTGACCGAGGCggacctgcagcagctggagcggGCGGTGGAGAGCCtgcggctgcggcggcggggcgaggcgtACCAGGGCGAGCTGCGGCGCCTGGCGCGGGAGCTGCGCgccctcctgcccgccccgctGCTCAGCATCAGCGTGcgcagccccccgcccgcccccgggcagccgctgcccctcTGGTGCGGCCGCCTGGCCGGTGCCGTCAGCAGCCTGGCCGCGCTGCTGGCCCACGCCGAGGGGGCGCGGGTGGCCTcccccgccgccgtccccgccgtcctcgccgccgccgggcagccccgggagcCGGGGGGCAGCCTGGCGCAGCGGGAGATCCGGCAGTGCGGGGTCTGCGTCCGCAGCCTCCGCGGAGCCTTCGAGCCCTCGTGGGGGGCGGCGGAGAGGAAggcggccgcggggagcggggcggaggCCGCCAGCGACTCGGGCATCAGCTGCGAGGAGGCGTTTTCCgacggcggtggcggcggcggcggcggcggctccctgGGGCCAGGGCCGGAGTGGGGCAGCCTGAGGAAGGAGCGGATCGTGATGCTCTTCCTGAGCCACTGGAGACGGTCCGCCTAcgggccccccccgccggccgccgggGACCCCCGGGAGGCAGCGAGgaccgggggcgggggggcggcccgcCTGGCGCGGCAGAGAGCGGCCATCCAGCGGCTTCTGAGCGGCTGGCGGGAcgctgcctcccgccgccccccgccgccgccgcccgccgccggccgcgccccGCTCTCCCCGGAGCAGTTCGTGGTGGGtgccggggggggcccggccgacTACGAGAACCTGTCGCTGGAGCTCTTCATGCTGGGCTATTTCCGCAtcctggagcaggagctgccccCCGAGGAGCGCCGTGGCCGCCATCTCCTCTGCTTCGAGGTCTTCGAGCAGCTGGGCCGGCACGGCTGGCGGGCGGTGCGCGCCTTCCACCGCGCCGTCACCGACGAGATCGCCGCCGGCCGCCGGGGCTGGCAAGACAGCTTCGACGATATCAAGGCGAGGTATTTCGGCTCACCCCGAAGCTTGGCCCGGCGGCCGGGGGAGGccgagggagagggggaggataTTTGCCGCTACATCGACCGCAGCTTCGCCttctggaaggagaaggaagcCGAGATCTTCAGCCTGGAGGAGTGA
- the KLHL30 gene encoding kelch-like protein 30 isoform X1, whose protein sequence is MVRNVDDFDFCLPSHAQGVLEGLQRLRANPKLADVTLVAGGREFPCHRGVLALCSHYFHAMFSGDFAESIAARVELKEVDPGALEMLLDFAYTGKVTINQGNVEELMRTASQLHFPTIQKVCSRYLRQQMDATNCLGICEFGESHGCPEVSSKAWSFLQENFEAVSQQEEFLQLSKERLATYLSNDQLQVQEEQSLAEAVLRWVRHDPGPRAQFLPELLELAHLVSLPDQYLQNLLATEPLVRDSDASKALVTQSRAMGQSDAGARKNPPTPAQKLEEVLVVVGGRVLEEGEDEDRGLEMPATPRNFAFYNPKSRRWMALPDFPDYNKWGFSLVSLNNDVYVTGGSRGSQNDTWSTTQAWRFCPRDGTWRPIASMLRARTNHTSAVLNGEIYVIGGTTVDAVEVERYDPYNKSWCAISPALKYVSNFAATSCLGKLYLVGSCAVKYNALTLQCYNPVQDLWSVITSPFIPKYLSAPRCATLRGLIYLIGDNTKKVHVYNPEANIWQKVQLLHTLHENGGMVPLGDRLFVTGGHWKGIDGDYQVEMEVYDCTKDLWTREGSLPCLWLFHSSSSIFMDTSKWTEAFQGDHGR, encoded by the exons ATGGTGAGGAATGTGGATGACTTCGACTTCTGCCTGCCTTCGCATGCCCAGGGCgtgctggaggggctgcagcGGCTGCGTGCCAACCCCAAACTGGCAGATGTGACGCTGGTGGCAGGAGGGCGGGAGTTCCCCTGCCACCGCGGCGTCCTGGCCCTCTGCAGCCACTACTTCCACGCCATGTTCTCCGGCGACTTTGCTGAGAGCATTGCCGCGCGGGTGGAGCTGAAGGAGGTGGACCCCGGCGCGCTGGAGATGCTGCTTGACTTCGCCTACACTGGGAAGGTTACCATCAACCAGGGCAACGTGGAGGAGCTGATGCGGACCGCCAGCCAGCTCCACTTCCCCACTATCCAGAAGGTCTGCAGCCGCTACCTCCGGCAGCAGATGGATGCCACCAACTGTCTAGGTATCTGTGAGTTCGGCGAGAGCCACGGCTGCCCTGAGGTCTCCTCCAAGGCCTGGTCTTTCTTGCAGGAGAACTTTGAAGCCGTCTCTCAGCAGGAGGAGTTCCTCCAGCTCTCCAAGGAGAGGTTGGCTACCTACCTCTCCAACGACCAGCTGCAGGTGCAGGAggagcagagcctggctgaggCCGTGCTGCGCTGGGTACGCCATGACCCTGGGCCCCGAGCCCAGTTCCTGcctgagctgctggagctggcccACCTCGTCTCACTGCCCGACCAGTACCTGCAGAACCTGCTTGCCACTGAGCCCCTTGTCCGTGACTCAGATGCCAGCAAGGCCCTCGTCACCCAATCCCGCGCCATG GGGCAGAGCGATGCCGGTGCCCGGAAGAACCCCCCGACCCCAGCGCAGaagctggaggaggtgctggtggTGGTCGGTGGCCGCGTGCTAGAGGAGGGTGAGGATGAGGACAGGGGGCTGGAGATGCCGGCCACCCCCAGGAACTTTGCCTTCTACAACCCCAAAAGCA GGCGATGGATGGCTCTGCCTGACTTCCCTGATTACAACAAATGGGGCTTTTCCCTGGTGTCTCTGAACAATGATGTGTACGTCACAG GTGGCTCCCGGGGGTCCCAGAATGACACGTGGTCGACGACCCAGGCCTGGCGCTTCTGCCCCAGGGACGGCACCTGGAGGCCCATCGCTTCCATGCTGAGAGCCCGGACAAACCACACCAGCGCCGTCCTCAATGGTGAGATCTACGTCATTGGGG GGACGACGGTGGACGCGGTGGAGGTGGAGCGCTACGACCCCTACAACAAGAGCTGGTGCGCCATCAGCCCAGCCCTCAAATATGTCAGCAATTTTGCGGCCACCAGCTGCTTGGGCAAGCTCTACCTGGTGGGCTCCTGTGCCGTCAAGTACAACGCGCTCACCCTGCAGTGCTACAACCCTGTCCAAG ATTTGTGGAGTGTGATCACATCCCCCTTCATTCCCAAGTACCTCTCGGCCCCGCGCTGTGCCACCCTGCGTGGGCTCATCTACCTCATTGGGGACAACACCAAGAAGGTCCACGTGTACAACCCAGAGGCCAAcatctggcagaag GTGCAGCTCCTGCACACGCTCCACGAGAATGGTGGGATGGTGCCACTGGGCGACCGGCTCTTCGTCACCGGCGGCCACTGGAAGGGCATTGATGGGGACTATCAGGTGGAGATGGAGGTGTATGACTGCACCAAGGACCTCTGGACACGGGAgggctccctgccctgcctctggctcttccacagctcctcctccatCTTCATGGACACCTCCAAGTGGACAGAGGCTTTCCAGGGTGACCATGGGCGGTAG
- the KLHL30 gene encoding kelch-like protein 30 isoform X2 codes for MVRNVDDFDFCLPSHAQGVLEGLQRLRANPKLADVTLVAGGREFPCHRGVLALCSHYFHAMFSGDFAESIAARVELKEVDPGALEMLLDFAYTGKVTINQGNVEELMRTASQLHFPTIQKVCSRYLRQQMDATNCLGICEFGESHGCPEVSSKAWSFLQENFEAVSQQEEFLQLSKERLATYLSNDQLQVQEEQSLAEAVLRWVRHDPGPRAQFLPELLELAHLVSLPDQYLQNLLATEPLVRDSDASKALVTQSRAMGQSDAGARKNPPTPAQKLEEVLVVVGGRVLEEGEDEDRGLEMPATPRNFAFYNPKSRRWMALPDFPDYNKWGFSLVSLNNDVYVTGGSRGSQNDTWSTTQAWRFCPRDGTWRPIASMLRARTNHTSAVLNGTTVDAVEVERYDPYNKSWCAISPALKYVSNFAATSCLGKLYLVGSCAVKYNALTLQCYNPVQDLWSVITSPFIPKYLSAPRCATLRGLIYLIGDNTKKVHVYNPEANIWQKVQLLHTLHENGGMVPLGDRLFVTGGHWKGIDGDYQVEMEVYDCTKDLWTREGSLPCLWLFHSSSSIFMDTSKWTEAFQGDHGR; via the exons ATGGTGAGGAATGTGGATGACTTCGACTTCTGCCTGCCTTCGCATGCCCAGGGCgtgctggaggggctgcagcGGCTGCGTGCCAACCCCAAACTGGCAGATGTGACGCTGGTGGCAGGAGGGCGGGAGTTCCCCTGCCACCGCGGCGTCCTGGCCCTCTGCAGCCACTACTTCCACGCCATGTTCTCCGGCGACTTTGCTGAGAGCATTGCCGCGCGGGTGGAGCTGAAGGAGGTGGACCCCGGCGCGCTGGAGATGCTGCTTGACTTCGCCTACACTGGGAAGGTTACCATCAACCAGGGCAACGTGGAGGAGCTGATGCGGACCGCCAGCCAGCTCCACTTCCCCACTATCCAGAAGGTCTGCAGCCGCTACCTCCGGCAGCAGATGGATGCCACCAACTGTCTAGGTATCTGTGAGTTCGGCGAGAGCCACGGCTGCCCTGAGGTCTCCTCCAAGGCCTGGTCTTTCTTGCAGGAGAACTTTGAAGCCGTCTCTCAGCAGGAGGAGTTCCTCCAGCTCTCCAAGGAGAGGTTGGCTACCTACCTCTCCAACGACCAGCTGCAGGTGCAGGAggagcagagcctggctgaggCCGTGCTGCGCTGGGTACGCCATGACCCTGGGCCCCGAGCCCAGTTCCTGcctgagctgctggagctggcccACCTCGTCTCACTGCCCGACCAGTACCTGCAGAACCTGCTTGCCACTGAGCCCCTTGTCCGTGACTCAGATGCCAGCAAGGCCCTCGTCACCCAATCCCGCGCCATG GGGCAGAGCGATGCCGGTGCCCGGAAGAACCCCCCGACCCCAGCGCAGaagctggaggaggtgctggtggTGGTCGGTGGCCGCGTGCTAGAGGAGGGTGAGGATGAGGACAGGGGGCTGGAGATGCCGGCCACCCCCAGGAACTTTGCCTTCTACAACCCCAAAAGCA GGCGATGGATGGCTCTGCCTGACTTCCCTGATTACAACAAATGGGGCTTTTCCCTGGTGTCTCTGAACAATGATGTGTACGTCACAG GTGGCTCCCGGGGGTCCCAGAATGACACGTGGTCGACGACCCAGGCCTGGCGCTTCTGCCCCAGGGACGGCACCTGGAGGCCCATCGCTTCCATGCTGAGAGCCCGGACAAACCACACCAGCGCCGTCCTCAATG GGACGACGGTGGACGCGGTGGAGGTGGAGCGCTACGACCCCTACAACAAGAGCTGGTGCGCCATCAGCCCAGCCCTCAAATATGTCAGCAATTTTGCGGCCACCAGCTGCTTGGGCAAGCTCTACCTGGTGGGCTCCTGTGCCGTCAAGTACAACGCGCTCACCCTGCAGTGCTACAACCCTGTCCAAG ATTTGTGGAGTGTGATCACATCCCCCTTCATTCCCAAGTACCTCTCGGCCCCGCGCTGTGCCACCCTGCGTGGGCTCATCTACCTCATTGGGGACAACACCAAGAAGGTCCACGTGTACAACCCAGAGGCCAAcatctggcagaag GTGCAGCTCCTGCACACGCTCCACGAGAATGGTGGGATGGTGCCACTGGGCGACCGGCTCTTCGTCACCGGCGGCCACTGGAAGGGCATTGATGGGGACTATCAGGTGGAGATGGAGGTGTATGACTGCACCAAGGACCTCTGGACACGGGAgggctccctgccctgcctctggctcttccacagctcctcctccatCTTCATGGACACCTCCAAGTGGACAGAGGCTTTCCAGGGTGACCATGGGCGGTAG
- the KLHL30 gene encoding kelch-like protein 30 isoform X3: protein MVRNVDDFDFCLPSHAQGVLEGLQRLRANPKLADVTLVAGGREFPCHRGVLALCSHYFHAMFSGDFAESIAARVELKEVDPGALEMLLDFAYTGKVTINQGNVEELMRTASQLHFPTIQKVCSRYLRQQMDATNCLGICEFGESHGCPEVSSKAWSFLQENFEAVSQQEEFLQLSKERLATYLSNDQLQVQEEQSLAEAVLRWVRHDPGPRAQFLPELLELAHLVSLPDQYLQNLLATEPLVRDSDASKALVTQSRAMGQSDAGARKNPPTPAQKLEEVLVVVGGRVLEEGEDEDRGLEMPATPRNFAFYNPKSRRWMALPDFPDYNKWGFSLVSLNNDVYVTGGSRGSQNDTWSTTQAWRFCPRDGTWRPIASMLRARTNHTSAVLNGEIYVIGGTTVDAVEVERYDPYNKSWCAISPALKYVSNFAATSCLGKLYLVGSCAVKYNALTLQCYNPVQATGSCIKSQGWDVLLTAAPCRFVECDHIPLHSQVPLGPALCHPAWAHLPHWGQHQEGPRVQPRGQHLAEGAAPAHAPREWWDGATGRPALRHRRPLEGH, encoded by the exons ATGGTGAGGAATGTGGATGACTTCGACTTCTGCCTGCCTTCGCATGCCCAGGGCgtgctggaggggctgcagcGGCTGCGTGCCAACCCCAAACTGGCAGATGTGACGCTGGTGGCAGGAGGGCGGGAGTTCCCCTGCCACCGCGGCGTCCTGGCCCTCTGCAGCCACTACTTCCACGCCATGTTCTCCGGCGACTTTGCTGAGAGCATTGCCGCGCGGGTGGAGCTGAAGGAGGTGGACCCCGGCGCGCTGGAGATGCTGCTTGACTTCGCCTACACTGGGAAGGTTACCATCAACCAGGGCAACGTGGAGGAGCTGATGCGGACCGCCAGCCAGCTCCACTTCCCCACTATCCAGAAGGTCTGCAGCCGCTACCTCCGGCAGCAGATGGATGCCACCAACTGTCTAGGTATCTGTGAGTTCGGCGAGAGCCACGGCTGCCCTGAGGTCTCCTCCAAGGCCTGGTCTTTCTTGCAGGAGAACTTTGAAGCCGTCTCTCAGCAGGAGGAGTTCCTCCAGCTCTCCAAGGAGAGGTTGGCTACCTACCTCTCCAACGACCAGCTGCAGGTGCAGGAggagcagagcctggctgaggCCGTGCTGCGCTGGGTACGCCATGACCCTGGGCCCCGAGCCCAGTTCCTGcctgagctgctggagctggcccACCTCGTCTCACTGCCCGACCAGTACCTGCAGAACCTGCTTGCCACTGAGCCCCTTGTCCGTGACTCAGATGCCAGCAAGGCCCTCGTCACCCAATCCCGCGCCATG GGGCAGAGCGATGCCGGTGCCCGGAAGAACCCCCCGACCCCAGCGCAGaagctggaggaggtgctggtggTGGTCGGTGGCCGCGTGCTAGAGGAGGGTGAGGATGAGGACAGGGGGCTGGAGATGCCGGCCACCCCCAGGAACTTTGCCTTCTACAACCCCAAAAGCA GGCGATGGATGGCTCTGCCTGACTTCCCTGATTACAACAAATGGGGCTTTTCCCTGGTGTCTCTGAACAATGATGTGTACGTCACAG GTGGCTCCCGGGGGTCCCAGAATGACACGTGGTCGACGACCCAGGCCTGGCGCTTCTGCCCCAGGGACGGCACCTGGAGGCCCATCGCTTCCATGCTGAGAGCCCGGACAAACCACACCAGCGCCGTCCTCAATGGTGAGATCTACGTCATTGGGG GGACGACGGTGGACGCGGTGGAGGTGGAGCGCTACGACCCCTACAACAAGAGCTGGTGCGCCATCAGCCCAGCCCTCAAATATGTCAGCAATTTTGCGGCCACCAGCTGCTTGGGCAAGCTCTACCTGGTGGGCTCCTGTGCCGTCAAGTACAACGCGCTCACCCTGCAGTGCTACAACCCTGTCCAAG CCACTGGCAGCTGCATCAAGAGCCAAGGGTGGGATGTGCTGCTGACGGCTGCTCCTTGCAGATTTGTGGAGTGTGATCACATCCCCCTTCATTCCCAAGTACCTCTCGGCCCCGCGCTGTGCCACCCTGCGTGGGCTCATCTACCTCATTGGGGACAACACCAAGAAGGTCCACGTGTACAACCCAGAGGCCAAcatctggcagaag GTGCAGCTCCTGCACACGCTCCACGAGAATGGTGGGATGGTGCCACTGGGCGACCGGCTCTTCGTCACCGGCGGCCACTGGAAGGGCATTGA
- the KLHL30 gene encoding kelch-like protein 30 isoform X4 — translation MVRNVDDFDFCLPSHAQGVLEGLQRLRANPKLADVTLVAGGREFPCHRGVLALCSHYFHAMFSGDFAESIAARVELKEVDPGALEMLLDFAYTGKVTINQGNVEELMRTASQLHFPTIQKVCSRYLRQQMDATNCLGICEFGESHGCPEVSSKAWSFLQENFEAVSQQEEFLQLSKERLATYLSNDQLQVQEEQSLAEAVLRWVRHDPGPRAQFLPELLELAHLVSLPDQYLQNLLATEPLVRDSDASKALVTQSRAMGQSDAGARKNPPTPAQKLEEVLVVVGGRVLEEGEDEDRGLEMPATPRNFAFYNPKSRRWMALPDFPDYNKWGFSLVSLNNDVYVTGGSRGSQNDTWSTTQAWRFCPRDGTWRPIASMLRARTNHTSAVLNGEIYVIGGTTVDAVEVERYDPYNKSWCAISPALKYVSNFAATSCLGKLYLVGSCAVKYNALTLQCYNPVQVPLGPALCHPAWAHLPHWGQHQEGPRVQPRGQHLAEGAAPAHAPREWWDGATGRPALRHRRPLEGH, via the exons ATGGTGAGGAATGTGGATGACTTCGACTTCTGCCTGCCTTCGCATGCCCAGGGCgtgctggaggggctgcagcGGCTGCGTGCCAACCCCAAACTGGCAGATGTGACGCTGGTGGCAGGAGGGCGGGAGTTCCCCTGCCACCGCGGCGTCCTGGCCCTCTGCAGCCACTACTTCCACGCCATGTTCTCCGGCGACTTTGCTGAGAGCATTGCCGCGCGGGTGGAGCTGAAGGAGGTGGACCCCGGCGCGCTGGAGATGCTGCTTGACTTCGCCTACACTGGGAAGGTTACCATCAACCAGGGCAACGTGGAGGAGCTGATGCGGACCGCCAGCCAGCTCCACTTCCCCACTATCCAGAAGGTCTGCAGCCGCTACCTCCGGCAGCAGATGGATGCCACCAACTGTCTAGGTATCTGTGAGTTCGGCGAGAGCCACGGCTGCCCTGAGGTCTCCTCCAAGGCCTGGTCTTTCTTGCAGGAGAACTTTGAAGCCGTCTCTCAGCAGGAGGAGTTCCTCCAGCTCTCCAAGGAGAGGTTGGCTACCTACCTCTCCAACGACCAGCTGCAGGTGCAGGAggagcagagcctggctgaggCCGTGCTGCGCTGGGTACGCCATGACCCTGGGCCCCGAGCCCAGTTCCTGcctgagctgctggagctggcccACCTCGTCTCACTGCCCGACCAGTACCTGCAGAACCTGCTTGCCACTGAGCCCCTTGTCCGTGACTCAGATGCCAGCAAGGCCCTCGTCACCCAATCCCGCGCCATG GGGCAGAGCGATGCCGGTGCCCGGAAGAACCCCCCGACCCCAGCGCAGaagctggaggaggtgctggtggTGGTCGGTGGCCGCGTGCTAGAGGAGGGTGAGGATGAGGACAGGGGGCTGGAGATGCCGGCCACCCCCAGGAACTTTGCCTTCTACAACCCCAAAAGCA GGCGATGGATGGCTCTGCCTGACTTCCCTGATTACAACAAATGGGGCTTTTCCCTGGTGTCTCTGAACAATGATGTGTACGTCACAG GTGGCTCCCGGGGGTCCCAGAATGACACGTGGTCGACGACCCAGGCCTGGCGCTTCTGCCCCAGGGACGGCACCTGGAGGCCCATCGCTTCCATGCTGAGAGCCCGGACAAACCACACCAGCGCCGTCCTCAATGGTGAGATCTACGTCATTGGGG GGACGACGGTGGACGCGGTGGAGGTGGAGCGCTACGACCCCTACAACAAGAGCTGGTGCGCCATCAGCCCAGCCCTCAAATATGTCAGCAATTTTGCGGCCACCAGCTGCTTGGGCAAGCTCTACCTGGTGGGCTCCTGTGCCGTCAAGTACAACGCGCTCACCCTGCAGTGCTACAACCCTGTCCAAG TACCTCTCGGCCCCGCGCTGTGCCACCCTGCGTGGGCTCATCTACCTCATTGGGGACAACACCAAGAAGGTCCACGTGTACAACCCAGAGGCCAAcatctggcagaag GTGCAGCTCCTGCACACGCTCCACGAGAATGGTGGGATGGTGCCACTGGGCGACCGGCTCTTCGTCACCGGCGGCCACTGGAAGGGCATTGA
- the ERFE gene encoding erythroferrone isoform X1, whose amino-acid sequence MRLPGLCLALLCASAAGPGAPGAAAGREAGRGGPGTSGVDPRQAWMLLAGSPGRASGSRARGRTGTVRDGTGAGTAPVPASPGKSPQAALQAGVPGAAPAPALLEELLRELRLLLRGVAKGQVKMRRKAWEGREEEEEEEEEEEEEESRAGTPQAGAPHRVEAAFHCRTRENISVEQRARQELRFYYIPEREGTFHRGSGLNLTSGQYTAPVAGYYTFTATLRIVRREQRRKGQPGRGNRLRALICVQSRCQHNSNLETVSRLENGSDLFTISVTGILYLEAGQYASVFVDNAAGSPLTVQSNSDFSAILLGV is encoded by the exons atgcggctgccggggctctgcctggcGCTGCTCTGCGCctccgccgccgggcccggcgcccCGGGAGCAGCCGCGGGGAGGGAGGCGGGACGCGGGGGGCCGGGGACCAGCGGCGTGGACCCCCGCCAGGCGTGGATGCTCCTGGCCGGGAGCCCCGGGCGGGCGAGCGGCAGCCGGGCCCGGGGCAGGACGGGCACGGTGCGGGATGGGACGGGGGCTGGCACGGCCCCGGTACCGGCCAGTCCGGGAAAATCACCCCAGGCTGCCTTGCAAGCCGGTGTGCCGGGCgctgcccctgcccccgccctCCTGGAAGAGCTGCTGAGGGAGCTGCGGCTCCTGCTGAGAG GCGTGGCGAAGGGGCAGGTGAAGATGCGCAGGAAAGCCTGGGAAGGGcgtgaagaggaggaggaggaggaggaggaggaagaggaggaggaaagccgTGCAGGCACCCCACAGGCTGGGGCCCCCCATCGCGTGGAAGCAGCCTTCCACTGCCGGACGCGTGAAAACATCTCTGTCGAGCAGAGAGCGCGGCAGGAGCTGCGGTTCTACTACATC ccGGAGAGGGAGGGGACGTTCCACCGTGGCTCGGGGCTGAACCTGACCAGCGGGCAGTACACGGCCCCCGTCGCGGGGTACTACACCTTCACCGCCACGCTGCGCATCG TGCGCAGGGAGCAGCGGAGGAAGGGGCAGCCGGGCAGGGGGAACCGTCTGCGGGCGCTGATCTGTGTGCAGTCCCGCTGCCAGCACAACAG CAATTTGGAGACCGTGTCCCGGCTGGAGAATGGCAGTGACCTTTTCACCATCTCTGTCACCGGAATCCTTTACCTAGAG GCTGGGCAGTACGCTTCTGTTTTTGTGGACAACGCTGCAGGCTCTCCCCTCACTGTTCAAAGCAACTCAGATTTCAGCGCCATTCTGCTGGGGGTGTGA
- the ERFE gene encoding erythroferrone isoform X2, which translates to MRLPGLCLALLCASAAGPGAPGAAAGREAGRGGPGTSGVDPRQAWMLLAGSPGRASGSRARGRTGTVRDGTGAGTAPVPASPGKSPQAALQAGVPGAAPAPALLEELLRELRLLLRGVAKGQVKMRRKAWEGREEEEEEEEEEEEEESRAGTPQAGAPHRVEAAFHCRTRENISVEQRARQELRFYYIPEREGTFHRGSGLNLTSGQYTAPVAGYYTFTATLRIVRREQRRKGQPGRGNRLRALICVQSRCQHNSTTLPLLQQFGDRVPAGEWQ; encoded by the exons atgcggctgccggggctctgcctggcGCTGCTCTGCGCctccgccgccgggcccggcgcccCGGGAGCAGCCGCGGGGAGGGAGGCGGGACGCGGGGGGCCGGGGACCAGCGGCGTGGACCCCCGCCAGGCGTGGATGCTCCTGGCCGGGAGCCCCGGGCGGGCGAGCGGCAGCCGGGCCCGGGGCAGGACGGGCACGGTGCGGGATGGGACGGGGGCTGGCACGGCCCCGGTACCGGCCAGTCCGGGAAAATCACCCCAGGCTGCCTTGCAAGCCGGTGTGCCGGGCgctgcccctgcccccgccctCCTGGAAGAGCTGCTGAGGGAGCTGCGGCTCCTGCTGAGAG GCGTGGCGAAGGGGCAGGTGAAGATGCGCAGGAAAGCCTGGGAAGGGcgtgaagaggaggaggaggaggaggaggaggaagaggaggaggaaagccgTGCAGGCACCCCACAGGCTGGGGCCCCCCATCGCGTGGAAGCAGCCTTCCACTGCCGGACGCGTGAAAACATCTCTGTCGAGCAGAGAGCGCGGCAGGAGCTGCGGTTCTACTACATC ccGGAGAGGGAGGGGACGTTCCACCGTGGCTCGGGGCTGAACCTGACCAGCGGGCAGTACACGGCCCCCGTCGCGGGGTACTACACCTTCACCGCCACGCTGCGCATCG TGCGCAGGGAGCAGCGGAGGAAGGGGCAGCCGGGCAGGGGGAACCGTCTGCGGGCGCTGATCTGTGTGCAGTCCCGCTGCCAGCACAACAG caccacccTCCCTCTTCTGCAGCAATTTGGAGACCGTGTCCCGGCTGGAGAATGGCAGTGA